The DNA sequence CAATTACTAGCGCGCAGGACGGCCACCCGAGTCGTCGGCGCTGCGCGCCGGACCGGGCCGCCCCGCGGGGCTGGGGCAGGGAGGGGTGGATGAGGGGGGCAAGAGGCGCAGCGGCTGTGGTCTGGGAGTGGTTCCGCACCGCCGCTGTGGTGCTGGTGGTGCTTCTGGCCACGCGCCTGTTCCTGGTGGATGCCTTCAAGATCCCTACGGCCTCCATGGAAGGGACCCTGTTGGTCGGGGACTTCCTTCTCGTGAACAAGGCGCTGTACGGCAGTGAGATTCCGGGCACCCACCTTCGTCTGCCGGCTCTGCGCGAGCCGCGACTGGGGGAGGTGATCGTGTTCCTGGCCCCGCACGATCCCTCGAAGAACTACGTGAAACGGCTGATGGCCGGCCCCGGCGACATCATCGAGATGCGCCACAAGCGTGTCTTTCGAAACGGCGAGCCCGTGGACGAGCCCTACGTCCGGATCCTCGATCCCCACCGGGACGCGATCCTCCCCGGGGTCGAGTGGCAGGAGGACTATCTCGTGCGGACGCCGTCGGCGACCTACCGGCCCACCCGCGACAACTGGGGACCCCTCCGTGTCCCTGCCGGAGCGTACTTCGTGCTGGGAGATAATCGGGACAACAGCGAGGACTCCCGCTATTGGGGCTTCGTCCCTCGTGAGGCGCTGGTTGGGCGACCCTGGCGCGTCTACTACTCCCTGGACTTCGGAGCGACACCTGTGAATCTGCCGTGGTGGGAGGGGGTTCGCTGGGACAGGATCGGGACGCGGGTGGACTAGGGAGGCCCCGCACAGGCGGGGACCCCGCATTCGCAGTCACACGGCCCTCAGCCACCGGGTGCACTCACGTCCGGACGCCACGGCCCCCGGCCCTCTCATGTGCCCACCGGGGAGTGGCTTGCGCGGTTGGCGCCGGGGCCTCATTTCGTAGAACGTGGGCCGGCTTCGTCACCGGCCCGCAGCGGTCGTCGCCCGGCCGCGAGGGCCGGGCACCGGTTCGATGATCGAGACCGAATCTGGGTGTACCCCCACGCCCTGGGTTCGGATGTGGGGGAGGGTGATGCAGTCGCCGAAGGTTCCGGGGGAGCGATCGCTCGATCGCTATTTGCTCGAGATCAGCGCGTTTCCGCTGATCGACCAGAACGAGGAAGCGCGGCTGGCCCGCGCCATCAGGGCGGGCGACGATCGCGCGCTGGAGGGCTTGGTGCGAGCCAACCTCCGCTTCGTGGTCGCGATCGCCAAGCGCTACCAGAACCAGGGTGTGCCCCTGGCCGATCTCATCAACGAGGGCAACCTGGGGCTTTTGCGGGCTGCTGTTCGGTTCGACGAGTCCCGGGGCATCAAGTTCATCAGCTATGCCGTCTGGTGGATTCGCCAGGCGATCCTGCGGGCGCTGGCCGAGCAGGCGCGGATCGTTCGCATGCCGATCAACCGGGCCGGGACCTTCTTCCGCATCGCGCGGCGGGGCGCGACGCTGGCCCAGGAACTGGGCCGGGAGGTCACCGCCCTCGAGCTCGCGGCCGACCTGGGGCTCGAGCCGCGGGAGGTCGAGGAGCACTACACGGTTGCCCGGCCCCACCTGTCGCTGGACGCCGCCGGAGCGTCCGACGGGGAGGATACGGTGGTTCTGGGGGACCGGCTCCCCGACCGGCTCCAGGGACCTGCCGACGAGAGCCTCTACGAACAGGCACTACGCAGCCAGTTGGAACGGGCCCTGGCCAGCATCGATGCCAGGGAGGCCAAGGTCCTGCGGCTCTACTACGGGCTGGACGGCCAGGACGCCCTGACGCTGGAGCAGATCGGGGCCCAGCTCGGGGTAACCCGTGAGCGAGTCCGCCAGATCAAGGAGAAAGCCCTGGGCCGCCTCCGTCACGCGTCCCGTGCCCGCTTCCTGGCCGGATTCCGCGACTAGGGGGGGGCGCCGCCCCTGCGGCCGCCGGGATGACGGGCCCGTCGGCCGGCCGAGCTGGGAGGGCCAGTTCGGAGCCGTCGGTAGAGCGTTGACACCCCTCAGGCCCCGGACTAGCTTAAAAAGCTATATCATTTCAGCCCTTTTCCGTCTGCGATGAAGACCTATACACCCCGGAAAGGCGACATCCAACGAGCGTGGTGGGTGGTCGACGCGGCCGACCAGCCGCTCGGCCGTCTGGCTACGGAGGTCGCGCGTGTCCTGCGTGGCAAGCACAAGCCGCAGTATACGCCCTTCCTGGACACAGGTGACCACGTCGTCGTGATCAACGCGTCCAGAGTGCGGCTGACCGGCAACAAAGCCGACAGCAAGCAGTACTTCAGGCACTCCGGCTACATGGGTGGCGAGCGCTTCATCCCGTTCCGGACCATGTTGGAGCGGCATCCGGAGCGTGTGATCGAGCTGGCGGTCAAGGGCATGTTGCCGAAGAACGCGCTGGGTCGGGCCATGCGGAAGAAGCTCCGCGTCTACCCCGGCGACGATCATCCCCACGACGGGCAGGATCCGAAACCGTTGAACCTCCCCGGACGGGGTAACTGACTGTAATGGCAGCGACCAAGACGCCCGAACTCATTCAGACCGTCGGACGCCGCAAGACGGCCGTCGCTCGTGTGCTCCTCAGGCCTGGCGCCGGCACCTGGTGGATCAACGGTAGGGGCCTCGCCGAGTATTTTCCGCGGGAAAGCCACCAGAAGCGGGTGGAGGAGCCCCTCGATGTCACCGAGCTCCAGGGGCGCTACGACGTGCGCGTGCGCGTGCGTGGTGGTGGGCTGTCCGGTCAGGCGGATGCGGTA is a window from the Gemmatimonadota bacterium genome containing:
- a CDS encoding RNA polymerase sigma factor RpoD/SigA; this encodes MQSPKVPGERSLDRYLLEISAFPLIDQNEEARLARAIRAGDDRALEGLVRANLRFVVAIAKRYQNQGVPLADLINEGNLGLLRAAVRFDESRGIKFISYAVWWIRQAILRALAEQARIVRMPINRAGTFFRIARRGATLAQELGREVTALELAADLGLEPREVEEHYTVARPHLSLDAAGASDGEDTVVLGDRLPDRLQGPADESLYEQALRSQLERALASIDAREAKVLRLYYGLDGQDALTLEQIGAQLGVTRERVRQIKEKALGRLRHASRARFLAGFRD
- the rpsI gene encoding 30S ribosomal protein S9, with product MAATKTPELIQTVGRRKTAVARVLLRPGAGTWWINGRGLAEYFPRESHQKRVEEPLDVTELQGRYDVRVRVRGGGLSGQADAVRMGLARALARVDEELRPKLRVRGLLTRDPRAVERKKPGRPKARKRFQFSKR
- the rplM gene encoding 50S ribosomal protein L13, whose amino-acid sequence is MKTYTPRKGDIQRAWWVVDAADQPLGRLATEVARVLRGKHKPQYTPFLDTGDHVVVINASRVRLTGNKADSKQYFRHSGYMGGERFIPFRTMLERHPERVIELAVKGMLPKNALGRAMRKKLRVYPGDDHPHDGQDPKPLNLPGRGN
- the lepB gene encoding signal peptidase I, whose product is MRGARGAAAVVWEWFRTAAVVLVVLLATRLFLVDAFKIPTASMEGTLLVGDFLLVNKALYGSEIPGTHLRLPALREPRLGEVIVFLAPHDPSKNYVKRLMAGPGDIIEMRHKRVFRNGEPVDEPYVRILDPHRDAILPGVEWQEDYLVRTPSATYRPTRDNWGPLRVPAGAYFVLGDNRDNSEDSRYWGFVPREALVGRPWRVYYSLDFGATPVNLPWWEGVRWDRIGTRVD